Part of the Lolium rigidum isolate FL_2022 chromosome 6, APGP_CSIRO_Lrig_0.1, whole genome shotgun sequence genome, TTCAGGGCATGAACTTCATTTTGTACATATATAGATTAAGAGTGAACCTATTATGTTGTTTACTACATACACTACTCTGAGATTATTAACTCTATGCCTGCCTATTAGGTTGTTGACTATCCTCGACAGTTCGCCTGGTTGACAAATCAGGCAAATGATATCCAATATTACTGAAACACATGGACTGTCATTACCAACGGAACAACAATTATCACTCTGAACGCAAAACCATAATCAGGATTATCTTGTGGACACTTGGCGGTGACACAGGTATGTAAAGCATCACCAAAGGTAGCCTCGTGAAGCAATTTGCCAAAATAACCAACAATAAAGCTGTACCAACATACCTGCCTTGCTTATGTACGCATTTCAGAATTCATATTGCCGTACGTGTACTTTTGAAAGGAACATTTGCCATGTGTAAAATTCCCATCATAATAGTGACCAATGGTATATGGCTATATGCATCAGGCATCAAAAGCAAAGCCCAGATTTGAGAGAGCAATAGCAGGGGCTCCGCACAAATTTAGGAAGGGCTGATGGTGAGATGTAGCAGAGGCAGAGTAGATGGGCCGGGGCCGTCGGCAGGGAGGCGGTGGCTTCCAGTCGACCTCGTGTTCCCAGATCCCTAACAGGCAACGATAGTGGTGTTCGTCGACAGGCCACACGGCGAACCAGACGGCGCCACGGCAGGTCGAGGTCGCTACTGAGGTCGAGCTCCTCATGCTTCGTCGCTTCCGACGGCTGAGAAAGAGAAAGGGCGCTGAGGTGAACCTGGAATGGAGGCGGTTTGGCCGCGCTCTTCGTCCCGCTCTGGTAAAGCACCAGATCCTCCCGTCCTGTGTCGCTGCTGAAAGAAGAGAAATAGGGGGGTCAGAGAAGGAAGATAGAGGAGAGGAAAAGGCAGAGCCTCAACAGCCGGCTACTTACCTTTTTGCCACTGACGCCGATGGTCGCCGCCGGATACGTGAAGGACGCCTCTCCCTGCTCGCCGTCTGGCCTCCATGAAAACCGCGTCGCCTCCATCCCAAGCCCATCCCAATGTCGCGCGAGGTGTCGCCGCCgcgtctggccgccgccgccccggcctcgCGTGCCGCGCCTCAAACCCACCGCCGTGTACCCCGTGCGCCGTCGCGCCTGGCCACGCCACCCGCTCGCCGCCCCATCTCACGCGCCAGACCGCGCCGCCTGCTCGACGCCCTCCAGAccgcgcacccgccgccgcccctggaACACgcccggccgacgccgcccctgGAACGCgcccggccgacgccgccccaaCCGCCCGGCCGTAGCCCGGccacgcgcccgccgccgcctctgcaGCGCGGGACGCACGCCGCCCGCGCCTGgccagggagaaagagaggaggaatagaggtttggttctttttttttttttttgtctcgtgGGTGTTTCTCAACAAATCGATGGTGGGCCCGCACCGCTTTGACCACCGCTGAGAAGAACCACACATCGATAGGAACAGGAAGAATGTCTCTGCCGGTAGCCGGTTGCCTTGCTTGGATGAAGGAACGGATAAATTGCCCATAAACAGTGTCACTGTGATGATGTGTTATTGCTTGATTGGCTGAAAGAATGGATAAATAGGCACTGAACAGTATCCAAATCAATAAAGATTGCCAAATCTGATCATcctttatatagtgtataatgaAGTATTTTTTCCAAATTTTTCATATTGAGTCTGCGTGTTAACTACACAAATATGGAGATAGTATGACTATTTATACGCACCAGTGCTGATTTTTTGTCCCGCAGCAacgtgcggggtatcatctagtgccCTAAATAGGAGCACCCACTTCTGGCCACACTCAAATCGTGCCCCGGACACTGGCCAAGATGGCTGGATCAGCCGGGCCCTGGAATATGCAGAGTAATCTCACGCAAGCCATGCGCACGTATCATTCATACTACTCCGTACAACTCatgcctttattttatttttgcagaTTCAGCGGTACATGGCAACTATGTGTCCACTGATACAAAAAAAAGCCTATTCCATTCTGCGGCACATATATATTCCGACAGAACAAATCTAACTCATCGAGCCAGCTTACATCAGGCCGGAGATTTGTACCATCCCCACGGCTCAGCAGAGGTGTACTCCGTTACCTGCTTGATGCTCAGGTAGTTATCGATGCCCCTGCAAATCAAAGGCACGGTGTCAGGTAGAGATCATTAACAGTTATGCCTTGAGAACACGACCACCATGCTCTGCTCACCCTTCTCCGAGCTCACGTCCAAAGCCGCTGCGCTTGTTCCCACCCCAAGGAGCTTGACAGAAGCAAGGTTGCGAGCAGTTTACCCAAATACATCCTGCATTGATCTCCTGTAGTTGGAATTGGCGTCATACGATtgttaaaaaaaacagaaaaacagtcCCAGTAGTTGAATAAAACAAACTCAACTGGAGTAATAAAGAAATGAATCAATGTTATGAAGTGAACATAAGTGCAGAAATGATAACTTGGAACAGGGATGTAAACTTCAAGCGACGCCAATAAAGTAATGTTTCAACCCTTCACTTAGTCATACCTCAGCTAATCTCTGGCATCGCTCACGATCACCAGAAATCACAGCACCAGCCAGACCATAACTGAAAGGAGAAAAGTTGTTGAATAAGTTCACCAAGAGGCTAACATATGAAGAAAACCCTCATAACAACCAAACACATAAATGCATTTAAAAAATAAGTAGCTCACTGGGTATCATTGGCTAGTTCAATGGCTTCATCTTCTGTGCTAAACTCTAACACACACAGGACTGGACCAAAGACTTCCTCCCTCCAAATTTCCATTGATGTGTTGATATCAGTAATGATTGTGGGTTCAATAAAGAAACCTTTCTCCATATGCTACAAAAACACAATACATTAGCTATTGTCTAGTAGCATAGACATGTACATCAAACTGCGGACTGCAGCATTACCTTGGGCCTAACACCCCCAGTCAGGATGGTAGCACCTTCACTTTTAGCATTTGATACAAACTTCTTAATCTTCTCGTACTGGCAGGGCAATATGACGAGTTAGATTCCCAACAAGGAATGAGTCTAAACAATCAGTAATTTGTAAATACAGAGAAGACAGCAAAGCTGGATGGTCAATTGGTCATTTCACCCACTCCATTGTCACAAAGCCGTAATTAGAACTTCAAATTCTACTGTGAAAAATATAACAATAAAATCCTACAGAATGTGGCATTTCAGCCAGTGCATTTGAAGTTTTGAACACTGGTCCTCCAAAAATAAGTTGTGTCAAACATAATTCCAGCAAGAAGCCAGGGGTCCAAGACGGCACATTGGCCTAGCAGTATTCATGATATCTTTCCTCTCTAGAATTTAAACAAAGTAACATGTAGTACCTGTCCTTCACTAACAACTGGCCCAAGCCTGCAACCCTCTTCAAGCGGATCTGACACCTTAATATTTTTGGACCATGCAACCATCCTCTCCACGAATTCTTTAGCAATATCTTTCTGCGAAGCTTTTGATGTCATTGCTCAGGAGTGTGAAACTGACTGCATATGTTTAAAAGCAACAAACTAACAAACTCCAAATATAGCTTCCAGAACATGTTGAAAATTGCTTCCATTTCCacccacgaagtatttacttcatCAATACATATAAACAGATATGAATTCCTCACAGCAAACTGAAGTGCTAAAACATGTAAGTTGAACAATGGGGCAATACATATATTGCGCACAAAACAAGCATACCGTTCACAATGCAATGGCGTTTGTTATATGAACTGATAGTGGCATCATAAAATAATCTTATGCGAGGTTTTGTGGCAGATCTGAGATATGATCAACACCCATCAATCGTGTAGAGTACTTCCTCAGCGTTACCAGGTACATCCAATACTTACATGGATAAGAAGACGAGAAGTTGCACTGCAAATCTGACCATTGGTCCAAAAGCACCCAAAAAGAGTCCACTCAACAGCTGTTCAAATAGAAAAATCAACAATGGAATCCAAATCAGGTCAAAAATTGTTGCTAAACAGGATCTATATTTGATTAAAATGCAAGTATCAACAAACTGAAGCGAATTGCAGTTTGAAAAGGCGGAATCGTAATGGTTTCCATACCTTAACCACACTACTTGTATTTTTATGATTAGTCGATCTAACTGCCTCGCTTTTCAGCAAAATAGAATGATGAAACCATGCAACATATTGCATACATACTGCAACACAacttttatttgatttctttatTCAGTTGGTACATCTCCATCATAAGTTTTTACCCCAGTTCAAAAGTTAGAAAGTGTGGTCAAACAACTTGTTTCTTTACCAATTGTCTAGGTCACTAATTCTAACTCCAAACGATCATTTATCATGACAAGCATCAGACAGCAAATAAAGCGATTTTTTTCAAATATTATTGTTATATTCTTTAATTCCACAAATATTGCTTGTTTTTAATATGTTCAAAAATATTGTGGCATCAGATTGGCTGATCCCGATTGGAACCTTTCGGAGTGAGCAAACCCGACAGGCCTAGATTCCTTGGGCCCCGCCCAGTGACAGAACATGTCGGGCTGGCCGAACCCAACTGGGCCTGGTCGAGCTGGCCTAGACTGACTGGTCCGCGTGCGGCAGCGACTAAACACGGAGGCTGAAACTGGAAGCGGTCGATAGCTGGGATTAGCGATGTTCTAGTCACATGTGCTTCAGCATCGTGTCGTTTCCTGTGTCATCTGGTCACATATGCACGAAAGAAGCAGGCTGAGAGAAATGCATGCCAagttggtggaccccacttacgtcACCACAACTTATTTTCCTGCATTTACACGGCTGGAGGCTGGGAGTGATGTCTTCTCACGCGCATGGACCCAACATGGATGTGTGAACTATTGCACTATGTATCATGACCAAAAGATCGTAGTTAGCTAGCTATCCAACTAAACAAAAAGAGCTAGACAGATATAGGCAGCTAGCTAAGAGAGAGGTAGCTGTTTACACCGCTGCACTAGCACAGAGCTAGCTAAGAGAGAGCACACTATGGTAGCTAAGATAGAATGAAAATGCGCGAGCTGGCAGTTTGCAACCAATCGGGTTGGCAGCAAAAAAAGATGCATGCGGACCAGTCAGGCTAGGCCAGCCTGACCAGGTCCAGTTGGGTTCGGCCATCCCGACCTAGTAAGGTTCGACCAGCCTGACCTGTTCTGTCACTGGGCAGAAACCAAGTAATCTGAGCCTGTTTGGTTCGTCTAGCCCGAAATGTCCGAGTCGGGATCGGCCAAGCCGATGTCACAACACTTCTGAAAATATTCAAGAATGCATAATATTTGTGGAATTAAAGAAAATAATATTACTATTATAAAAAATCACACAAATAAAGGCGTTTCAGAACATCCCGCTCAGTTAAGTGAGACTGAAAAGTCCCACATAGCTAAGTACCTTACGAATTGGTTATGTCTCAGAAAGTGGCATTTACCTTTCTCAATGTCAACATCATCAAATACTACTATAGGACTTTTGCCACCAAGTTCCAGTGTGACAGGCTGTCAAGAAAATATGCAATACAACAACAATACCAAAAGATGTGAGATAAAGTTGCTATGAGGATGGTTCGTAAAAAATCTCTTGGCTATTCTAATAATCGAAGGAGAAAACACACATATTTACCACAACAAAGtacaagaaagataatgaaaataCAGATATTTGGAACAAACCTTGACTGTAGGAGCTGCAGCAATCATAATCTTTTTACCGGTTTCATAGCTCCCAGTAAATGCGACCTAAAAGCTCAAAAAGCCATATATGCTCAGGAATATACTCATTGACAGATCAAACATATATGAAGGACAAATATATGTACCTTGTCGACATCAGGGTGTGATGACAAAGGAGCGCCAGCTTCAGGACCTAATCCAGTCACAACGTTTAAGACACCTGAAGGAAGACCGACTTCTTTACACACATCAGCAAGCTCTAAGCAAGTCCTGGTAATTACAAAAATATATAGACCTATCAATCGCCATTGCTCATAACATGGAATTATCACAACATGTTAAACTTACACAGAAGCCAATTCAGATGGTTTCAGTACAGCTGTACAGCCAGCTGCCAGAGCGGGAGCTACCTTCCACGTAGCCATCAGGAGAGGATAGTTCCTGCATTAAAATGTCAAACAAAGAACGTTATGCTTCAAAATCAGCTAAGTTCAGTTGTAGACAAGAGCAATCATGGAAATCATGAACTGGAATATAATCAATAAGCAATTACCAAATCAAGTGTTTGAATTTCAGCAGTAAGATTTTGCAAATTATTGTGTACAAGCAAATATTTAGTAAAATTAGCCACACctttcacacacacatgcaaaaaaTGAATTTGTCTCAGACAATTGAGCTTAACACTAGGTAGTAAGTGATATCTGGAGAACATTAGCACTATATATGGTCAAGAAAAGAGGGAAGAGTAACTTAAATTGCAATGGCTAAAATTCATCTGCACCAAGTTAAAGCTCCTTTTACTATATATATGCTACACATCATAAAGAGAGATAAGAGTGTGGCAGAAGAGGAATGAGAAATACCAAGGTGTGATTAGCGCAACTACACCAATAGGTTCCTTCTTAAGATGACATTTAAAATTCTCCGGAAGAGAAACTTCAGAATTTTGTCTTTTGTCCAAGGCTTCAGCATGACCTGCGAAGTACTCAAAGCAGCCGGCAACATCGTCCTGATAAAAGGAACACCATAAACATCAGAATAAGATGTCAAGAAAAACAATTTAATGCACACACTCAAAAAGTGGGTCGCATACCATGTCCCATgccgcttcatcaagaggcttcccaCAATCAAGTGACTCTAGCCTAGCCAGGTCAGATTTTCGCTCAATTATCTGAagaaagaaaatataaaacaaaagctgACATGCGTGTAAACCAAGTATTGATGAGCCACACATTACCTTTTTAATATCAAAAGCAGAATTATTTTTTATTTACTCGCTTAGAAAAAAGCCTATCACCCCTAGCCTTGCTACTCAAAGATGGATGAGGGTTTCCGCTAAATAAGTGGGTATAAGAATTTTTAACTTACTCTGGGACACATAAACAGAGTGTACAACATAACATTAATAATCCTGTAATATGTAAATCAGTAACAGAGCCACCTATCACCTATGCAAGAAAAAAAAAGCGCTAAACAATCTGTGGGCTGGGCTGTTCATGGAGAAGAGGGATCCAATACAAAACGTGATTTTCTATTGTTCTTTGTTATCCATCTTCGTAATGAGATTGAGTTTGATCATGATTCTTTTTCACCTCCACTGCCTGttatatatttttttagattttcttAAAGAAACTTCAACATGTAATTTCCACAGAGAAAGCATGTGTCGCGGGTGCATTCGCAGACGCCGAGTGTGAGACCACCCCTTTTTTTTGGTTCGGTGAGGGGCTGCAATGCAATACGAACAATCTCACACAAGGTTGGCAAACACACAGcaattttacccaggttcaggccgCTCTTGCGAGCTAAGGCCCTCCGTCCTGTTTGACTGAAATTATCGGTGGAGTGTTGTGATTACAACGAAGAACTCGCCTTGCCGGGGAGAGCCCGGCAATCTAGTTATCTTCTGAAAAACTAAGGCGAGAAGACTCTCTCCTTGGCTCCCAGTTGCTtcaggggccaaaatgatgctgcGGAAAACTAATATAGTAGCATGCATTAGCACACTTAGAACCAGGCTTCACACACGACATGAGGCTAAAATTAGAAGTCAACCGTAGCACCGATTGAGCACAGTCGCTGCCCGACACCATTTAGGCTACAGCCTACTGACTTGTGGGCTAAACCAGCGCGGAGGCAGCAGCAGGGAGCTCGGCAGCACAACGTGGTTACATGGTGATGGGGCGCGCGTACCTTGGCGGCGATTGCGCGGAGGTACTTGGCCCGTAGGGCGCCGGGCGCGCGGGACCAGTCGCGGCCGCGGTTCCTCTTGAGCGCGGCTCGCGCGGCCGCCACGGCCGCGTCCACGTCCTCGGAGGTGCCCGCCGGGATCTCGCCTGCGCAAAATGCAGACCTAGCTCATCAGCGCCGAAAGAGGAGCACACGGGCGGGCGAACGGAATGGAGCCGGATGGATGGATCAGGATGCGGTTAATCCGGTACGTACCGATGGCGGCCTCGGTGGTTGGGTTGACGACGGGGAGGCGGCGGCCTAGCGCGGGGGCGCGCCACTCGCCGTCGATGAAGAGCTGCCGCTGCGGGATGGTTAGCGAGGCCATGGAGGCGCGCGGGGTAGTGAGGATCGGGTACCCGGGATGATCGGATCCGCCGCGGTGGAGGAGTGAAGTAGTGTGCGTGGCGTGGAGGTGGAAAGCGCTATCTATCCTCTTGTTCAGTTGCGTTGAGGGCGCGTGGACGCGGAGGACGCGGCGCCGTTATGCTGAGACGGAACCAGGGTTGTTTTGATTCAGGTTGACTGTTTCACCATTGTTCACGCTACAGGGACAGTATACGTACTTGTTAACTGAACTCTGTcaaaacaaaaggcttgtttactgAACGCTGTCCAAAAAAAAAGGCTTGTTCGCTGAATGGTTTTCTAACAGGTACAGTAGCATTGAATACAACATTATACTACTATGTTGATTATTAATTCGCTCTAGATATACTATCTCATTTTTGGTATATATAGGAGTAGTACTATTTTCTGGTATTTTTTTTTCACATGATAAGCCCTACCTCACTAATTTGCAGTCACACATGGTTGGTGAAATTATCCTATCCACTTATACGACGGAAAGATATGTAATCGGTGATGACGATGTGATATGTCACAGCCAATGTCATAATCATGCCACAACATGACATCCATGTGTCATGCATCCATAGCTTGCTCAAACTGTGGCAAAAGAAAAGCAAAATCtgtgggatattcactttggatcataggagcatttgctcccattgtgtgaatcaatatttcgaagtgtcaaaaattctaaactaaaaaatttcatgtacatctacacattttatgttcgtacacaagttttcaaaaaaaactataaaaatttgtggctccagtaaaaaagacaaattttgatgctataacacgactacgtataggatatttttttatcttttttgtacacgccacttaAAATGTtctttctccatgaaaacttgtgcactaacatagaatgtcacgatgtacaacaaaaaaattatgtcagaattttttgacatttttaaaattattttttaattattttgtataataggagcatttgctcctatgagccaaaacgccacctccaaaATCTGTGGTCTAGTAGTCTTTTTACCGTT contains:
- the LOC124666998 gene encoding aminoaldehyde dehydrogenase 1a; amino-acid sequence: MASLTIPQRQLFIDGEWRAPALGRRLPVVNPTTEAAIGEIPAGTSEDVDAAVAAARAALKRNRGRDWSRAPGALRAKYLRAIAAKIIERKSDLARLESLDCGKPLDEAAWDMDDVAGCFEYFAGHAEALDKRQNSEVSLPENFKCHLKKEPIGVVALITPWNYPLLMATWKVAPALAAGCTAVLKPSELASVTCLELADVCKEVGLPSGVLNVVTGLGPEAGAPLSSHPDVDKVAFTGSYETGKKIMIAAAPTVKPVTLELGGKSPIVVFDDVDIEKAVEWTLFGCFWTNGQICSATSRLLIHKDIAKEFVERMVAWSKNIKVSDPLEEGCRLGPVVSEGQYEKIKKFVSNAKSEGATILTGGVRPKHMEKGFFIEPTIITDINTSMEIWREEVFGPVLCVLEFSTEDEAIELANDTHYGLAGAVISGDRERCQRLAEEINAGCIWVNCSQPCFCQAPWGGNKRSGFGRELGEGGIDNYLSIKQVTEYTSAEPWGWYKSPA